Genomic DNA from Methanobrevibacter olleyae:
ATTCTCACTACTAAAAGGAACAACAATAGGCTCACCATAAACAACAGTAACATCACTAGCATTAACACTAGAACCAGCAGGAGTAACAATAATACTAGAAACATTAACAGCAACACTATGATTACCATCAACAACAGTAGTCAAATTAACTGTATAATTACCAACACCTAAATCAAGACCAGCAATAGTACCATTAGGACCAACAGCACCACTAGCAACAACATTACCATTTTCATCAAGAACCACATAAGTCACATTAGTAGCATTCTCACTACTAAAAGGAACAACAATAGGCTCACCATAAACAACAGTAACATCACTAGCATTAACACTAGACGGATATTTATTACAAATGAAACTAACATTTGCAGATTTATTACTGAAGCCATTGAAAATAGATACATCAGCTACATTTGTACAGGTACCTAGTTGAGTAGCTGTAAATTTAACTATTAAACTTGAATTTCCAAAGCCTGTTAAATTACTTAAAGACCAAGAATGATTACCATTATAGTTCCATTCTGTTCCAATTGTCTCTAAATATTGTAAACCTGCAGTATCTAAATCAGTGATTTTAAGTGAAGTGATATTTCCTTCAATGTTATTGTATACAGTAATATTGAAAGTAATATTATCATTTAAACAAATAGTCATACCTTCAACATAGGGAACATCATTAACTGCAATGATTGTTTTTGTAACATTCCAAATTAATGGAAGTACCTCTAAGTTACCATTTACAAATATGGTTTTGTTTTCAATTTGATGAGTTGTTGTGTTAAAATACAAATAGGAATATTCAGCTTCAGTTGTATAATTACCTGAAGCTAATGTTTGGAATAGAGTACCTTCATAAAAGGTTAATATCGCAAAACTACTAGTATTACCACTTCCAAGAAGAACTTTTCCACCATTGACATATACATAAACATTAATAGGTCCCTCATTAGGTAATGGATTAGATTCATCATCTGCTAAATATATGTAAATAATTTGAGGAGTTGTATTTCCTTCATACATGATCACATCACTAATAGTTAAACCGGGATTAATATTGATTCCTGTAATATTTGATATATATTTATAATAAGTATCTTCTAAGTGAGTCATATTTACAATAAACCAATTACTTGTGTTTTCAGGTATATTATAAGTAACATTACCTGCTAAACCAGTTATTGCAGTTTCATTAAATACCAAGTTACCTTGTCTATCATAAACAACTGTTACAATAGTTTGATTAAATTCACGAACATCTTGATACATTATGGTTCCGTTATTAGAGTTTTCCCATCCTAATACCGGATATTGGCCATTAATACGAAGGCGATCATTACGTCCATTATTATATATGGCATTTAATATATTATTTCCACCAGTTAAGTTAGTTTCAATAGTATGTGTTACATTATTATAATAAATAGGTAACCAATAACTCCAAGCTTGATTATCAACAAAAATACAACCATCAACGTAATTGTACACATTTGCATTAGTAGGATTAACATATATTGCAGAACCGTTACGAGCTGTGTTATAAGTAAAGTTACAATCTGTTACATGACCATTACTACCTGCAATATAAAGAGCTCCACCTAGCCCATCATCTAATTTGTCTTCATCTGGAATTGCATTGTTTTTATCAAAATGTGTATTTTGAATATTTGCATTTGTTCCTGTAATATAAGCTCCACCACCATTAACAGTAGCATTATTATTAGTTATATTGGAATTTGAAATAACAGCATTATTACCACTTATATATACACCAGAACCATTACCAGTAGCAGTGTTATTTGTAATATTAGAATTAATAACATTAGCATTTGAACCATTAATATAAATACCTGCACCAGATTGAGCTGTATTATTATAAACAGTGGAATTAGATACAATAAAATTACTACCTCCAGATATATGGAGACCTCCACCATTAGCAGATGCCTCATTATAACCTATTATGGTATTATTAATAATTGTTCCAGTACCATTTGTTAATATTCCACCACCATTTTGATTAGCAGAATTATTTAAAATAGTGGAATTATTAATAGTAGTATTGCTTCCCTGAATAAAAATAGCCCCACCTGATGAACCAGTAGCTATATTATTAATAAAAGTAGAATTATCAATTTTTGTCAAACTACCTTTAATACTAACAGCACCACCATAACTAGCAGAGTTATTTTCAAATACAGAATTAAAGATTTTAGCATTACTACCTCCACCAATAATTTGAATAGCTCCACCATCTCCAGTAGCAGTATTGTTATAGAATTTTGAATCAACAACTGTTACACCATTAGCATTAGTGTAAACTAACCCTAATGCACCTGCATATCCATCATTACCAGAACCAGTAGCTTTATTTTCTATAAATGTACAATTTTTAACAGTAGAATTTCCTGTGTGAAAATGCACCCCTCCAGAAGATGGAGCACTGTTATTCTCAAATAAACAATTTTCAAAAAGAATATTATTACCAAATAAACATGCAACACCACCATGTGTTGATGCATAATTATTTTTAAATGTACAATTTATAATATTAATATTATTAGCTCCATTTTCAGCACGAATAACTCCACCTACTTGTGCAGTATTATTTTCAAAGAAAGAGTTTGTAATATTAATATCTTGTAAATTGTTATTAACATGTATTGCACCACCCCACAGATGATCGAGGATGGAATCTCCATTATTAGCAAAATAACAGTTATCAGCGGAAAAATGACCTTTATTAATATCTAAACAAACCCCACCAGTACGATAGAGGCTTGGGTTATTTGCATTAATAAAGTTTAAATTTTGAATATGAACATTTTCAGAATTTATATGCAATAAATCATAATTACCTTGACCATCAAAGGTAACATTAGCACCATCATCTGCACGGATTAATAAATATTTAAAGTTAGGATTAATCCAAGAATTACGGCTTACATCGACATTACGATTACCGTTTCCAGTATATGTTCCTTCACGAATAATAATTTGGTAATTACGATTCGAACTTGATAATGAATTTATAGCAGCTTGTAGAGAAGAAAATTCACCTGAACCACTGCCGACGTAAACAGTAAGATCAAAATTTACATCAGCTCTGAGATTATCACCAGTATTATCACTAGACAATTCCTCTTTAGCACCACTAGAATAGCTAATTGAATCATCACCAACAGTATTATTCTGGGACAATTTCTCTTTAGTATTACTAGAATAGCTAATTGAATCATCTACAGGGTCTGCTTCAATTTCCTGTGAATAGATTG
This window encodes:
- a CDS encoding right-handed parallel beta-helix repeat-containing protein, which translates into the protein MELFSKRNFVFLMAIFLLFITVASVSAIDTNETSVNEENLAVDTLSSSEDVSIYSQEIEADPVDDSISYSSNTKEKLSQNNTVGDDSISYSSGAKEELSSDNTGDNLRADVNFDLTVYVGSGSGEFSSLQAAINSLSSSNRNYQIIIREGTYTGNGNRNVDVSRNSWINPNFKYLLIRADDGANVTFDGQGNYDLLHINSENVHIQNLNFINANNPSLYRTGGVCLDINKGHFSADNCYFANNGDSILDHLWGGAIHVNNNLQDINITNSFFENNTAQVGGVIRAENGANNINIINCTFKNNYASTHGGVACLFGNNILFENCLFENNSAPSSGGVHFHTGNSTVKNCTFIENKATGSGNDGYAGALGLVYTNANGVTVVDSKFYNNTATGDGGAIQIIGGGSNAKIFNSVFENNSASYGGAVSIKGSLTKIDNSTFINNIATGSSGGAIFIQGSNTTINNSTILNNSANQNGGGILTNGTGTIINNTIIGYNEASANGGGLHISGGSNFIVSNSTVYNNTAQSGAGIYINGSNANVINSNITNNTATGNGSGVYISGNNAVISNSNITNNNATVNGGGAYITGTNANIQNTHFDKNNAIPDEDKLDDGLGGALYIAGSNGHVTDCNFTYNTARNGSAIYVNPTNANVYNYVDGCIFVDNQAWSYWLPIYYNNVTHTIETNLTGGNNILNAIYNNGRNDRLRINGQYPVLGWENSNNGTIMYQDVREFNQTIVTVVYDRQGNLVFNETAITGLAGNVTYNIPENTSNWFIVNMTHLEDTYYKYISNITGININPGLTISDVIMYEGNTTPQIIYIYLADDESNPLPNEGPINVYVYVNGGKVLLGSGNTSSFAILTFYEGTLFQTLASGNYTTEAEYSYLYFNTTTHQIENKTIFVNGNLEVLPLIWNVTKTIIAVNDVPYVEGMTICLNDNITFNITVYNNIEGNITSLKITDLDTAGLQYLETIGTEWNYNGNHSWSLSNLTGFGNSSLIVKFTATQLGTCTNVADVSIFNGFSNKSANVSFICNKYPSSVNASDVTVVYGEPIVVPFSSENATNVTYVVLDENGNVVASGAVGPNGTIAGLDLGVGNYTVNLTTVVDGNHSVAVNVSSIIVTPAGSSVNASDVTVVYGEPIVVPFSSEN